GAGAATGTGACTCCAGCCAGGTTTGAGCCTGTCATGTTGCAATCAGGTAACTGAAGGCAGGCCCAatgattgttgttgttgttatagcTTAACCAAATAGTTTCCCATGTACCCTCAAGATTTGTCATCAAAATTGCCCTTGTTATGCCTTGTGTTTTTTGCATACACCCCATCATAGCACCATATGGTTTACTTATTTTATGAATCAACTCATTTGGTGCTGTTGATACAAATTCCCAATACCTCCCATTATTTCTGCTCAAACCCCATAACTTTATTCTCtttatctttcttttattactattattattgacTTTGTCTGATCTAATAGTCATCATATTCCCATCACCATAGACGTGTAATAGATCTATGGAATCCCCCCAACTAAATCCAACGGCTAATCGATGATCTTCGGCATGCTGCTCATTGAATGTTGGTCTGATGACTAGCGGAGTAGTAGTGATAGTAGTGTTGCATTCATAAGATCGCACAACGCCTATGATAACACTTCCACTTCTTCCATTAGATGCACTTAAGAATATAAATTCATCATCCAAATAGTAGTCTTGACTAACAACCTCATGATCTGATGTTCCCCAACTATATTCCCATGTTTCAACTCTTGAATTATACTCAAATAAAGTTGGACGATTTTGATGGTATTCAGCAAACAAGAATCTAAAATGGTTACAATTAGAATTAGGGCAAGATAATAATTTCATACCGGATCTTCGCCATGAGGATGTACCACGTGGACCTAAAGGACTTGGAGGGATGTTTTTGACAATCCTAGTCATAATATCAACTGACATGAGTTGTTGTGTATTATTCAAAGCGAAGAGGAATATATTAGCATTAGCTGTCAAAAAGTAGACATCTTCACCTGGTGGTACCACTTGTTTCAACATATCACATATCAATATATTGAACCAACGATTGGAAGAATCAGCAAAACCATAGAGAAGGGCTTCACGACGCCAACGTTTTTTATAAAGGAACAGCCACGTGGCGGAGCttgattgatgattgtagttacGAATGAAGTCTCCATCAGAAATAATAGAGAAAATGGACTTATTTACAGATTTGAGTTGGATAATCTCTGGCAATGAAAGTTGAAGGATTATATATTGGATAAGTTCAGATGGAAGTAAGCAAAAACTGATGTCCTTTGTAGGCATGACTTTCCATCAACATTCAAcaactacttttttttcttctttgattgTTTGCAATGGCAgtgaaattaaattataatgtcATTTGTTGATAAGTAATGATTAGTGGACAGGACAAATGAAGGTTAGGGGCCAGGGCATCCTATGTGGAATTGCCGTCAAATGAATGGTGGAGAAAcattaatgtcatttataaatatttattttcttaagtaGGTAACATAGTGACTAATAAtgcaaatatttaaaatgattttcaaattCTATAACTTTGTCCTAGGCGTGCCTTCATTAGTCATATAGAGATAGGGGCATAATATGGACATAACCCAATTTTTAAACAAGTATTATTGGCTGGGAGGAAAATATACTTAATAGAATAATACTTCACACCTCAATCATGCCGTCTTATATAGGTAAGTCTCAAacttatactattattattattattattattattattattattattattattattataggtAATAATCATTGGCATTATCTTTCTATTTTtctcactctttttttttttaataatttcgTTGGATTATATATTGATTCTTTGAAGGGGTGTGCATCGGTCGGTTCAGTTCggttttatatattattggtcCGATTTAtcatttttggtttttaaataggttaaatcaataagatattttttatctgTTTTGTTCTTTAACGATTCGATTCTcaatttaaccaataagaaaatacttataaaacaaatatatgacttctctaaTAATTTTGGCGTGACAacacaataatgtaactttacatGTAGAGAATTACACAAgtgtaagtcaaagagaactaAGAGGAATAGAGTTCTTATTTTAGATTTAGACgttttgtataatgtgaagtGGTTAATTGAAGGTCAAAGGACAAAGACAGTAACTAGtaagatattgagattaatatataatatttatgtacaagtaaaaataataaattactagTCTTAGTGGGTTATTGGTTTactcaataacccaatattaaaaaataaataccgAACTAATAACccgatttttttataaaactattaaaaatcattaactcaataacccaataaaataaatcaataacactTTTTCGATTCGATTCATCGATCGATTAGATTTCCGCACACCCCTACTTTGACATTAAAACTCTAGCACAGGGGCGAAGGCAACATAAAATGAGGGGTTCATCCGAATCCCTCAgcgaaaaatattactatttatacatggttaaaattattttttaggtatgtataatagatgtcgaatCCCCTTCCACTAGTTCGTGTACTTACTTCTCAGATTTTGAATCCCTTTATTAAAATTTCTGACTCTGCCACTGCTCTAACATGTTTATCAAAACTAGACAACTAGTAAAACGCTTCCCACTCTATAAAACAAATTCATTCGctttattaaagaaaatgttttgatttatttctcATCTTAAACATATTGGTTCTCACCATTTAAATATACTCAAGTAATTATTAGCCATGTAttgttgaataaattgaaatataagGTCATTAGGAAGAAGAGCTTCGCATACCCCTcctaagttgaattttgtttttacaTAGTTTTTGGGTCAAAATGTACAAGTTTTCTTGAAGGATGTTCTCCTTgtgtttgaaataaataaaaattaattaaattatacttgaagggtaattttaatatgtataaaatattaaaacaaacacttgttttttactttttgtggGTGGTtgtatcttttttattattttatataaataaatagtggTGTTATTGTAGGATAAGAGCTTTCTTTATAATAGTTGTCACATCTCTATTTTTGACAAGTGTTTTGTAGGTTCCCTTGTCAAGCAGTCTCCTTCACAATTCATTTCGTCAAACTCTCCTACCTTCTACTTGAGTGTTCTTTTATATAATTCCTTCGTTTCGATTTATATGTTGTGattgctaaaaataaataatttttaatatttattattttataaaattaatgcataaataattaaaaaaattgattaaaaatattcCTTAACTTTCAGTTATTAGTTGACTTCACCcttactattaaaataaagttattctTATCTCACTTTTACTATACTTGTCATTTATACCCCTCATCATCTCCAAtccacctctattttactctccattatctatatttggagagtaaaatagagaatggacACTCTAACCCACCTCCATATCACTCTCTATTCTTCATATTTAGAGAGGttaatagtagttctccaaatttggaaaactactattcacactctctatttcactttttgattattttattattatttctataactttctaattaacatattattttacatataatgtcattaattaaatatcaaatattaacaattctttttaaacgtaatatgatattttaaaaaatatattattttatatatactactttcatcccgaattaatagtattttattttttttctaattttcgtcaataatataatttgattttattattaactttcactataaagaatacacaaaataaaaaagattagatgaaaattttaatttgaaaatacaatatataatatgataatttaaatacaagataaaatacaatacaatacataacataataattaattcgcGATGAAACAAGAATCATGCTGAAAAGATGTTGAACGTGCATTCAGAGTTTTGCAATCACGTTTTGCAATTATTGCAGGACTGTCACGATTTTGGAGAAAGAAAGTGTTACATGATATAATGATTACATGAATTATACTGCACATGATAATTAAGGATGAACGTGATCTTtatgcaccaattcaagatgtcgTAAAGGTTCCAACCCCAACGACAGAAATggtggtagatgaaaatctccgatttgaacaatttttagctagacatataaaaaaattaaggacaaaaatactcattttgaactccttaatgcattaatagagcatttatgggagTAACGTGATACTTTCAAAAATTgagtgtttatgtaattgtatttcacttttatttgaatttgtccattaatttgtatattatataatattttcttgcaatttatgttatttaaaaatttagaataaaatacaattttatattaaataaaaaatttcataatttatataaagtaattattaggaaaaaaataaaggatttatattatgaaataagaaaataagaatgaaatagaaataataatataatattaaggagagagaattatttttattttttttagagaatgtAATAAAAAATTGGATTGAAGTTGGttgtttgaaaaaatagaaaactttaTATTTGAAGATGAAAATAGAGTGTAGGGTTGGAGATGTGCTCAATTGGATGAAAAATCCAATTCAACTATACTTAtccaatttcaattaaaattacccaattttttttttttatccgaATCTAACCTgctaaatcaaataaattcatatcaaaattaaaatctcAAATCCATCTCTTTTATCTTCATCTCCTTTGTCATTGAAATAGAATGTCAAAGTTTTGAGGGATATTGAATTcgtatttattttcttatttttccttGTAAATGGGTATCTGCAGAATTGTGTGGTTGAGTCAAGATCGCATCCTCTTTGATATGACGATGATGAAACCAACAAAGAACTCCATCAACAAATGTATCACTATAACTTCTCTCCTAAACTTTCGTGTTGATTTTTTATTCTCACCACAAGATCTCAGCATTTCACGCTTTCCCTTCTCCAATATTCTCCCTCCTATATATTAATAGAGACTGATGCAATGAAGGAAGGCAACCATGTTACAGTGGCAGATGTTTCCATCTTCCTGCCTTtgaatttttggaaaaatatattaGGCAAATTACGGTTGCCAAGTGGGTAAATTGACTATAATAGTAATGGTGTTCGTTACTTATTTTTCGTAAACCATGATTTATGTAGAGATGGACATAAGGAGTCGATGAAGATTCAAAAGTGTTCCAATAGAGAAAGAAGATTAAAGAAATGAGTTTGGAGATTTAGTTTGGTATGAATTCATTTGGTTTAGTGAGTTAGGTTtggataaaaaaggaaaattaggTAATTTTAGTGGATTTGAAGTAGAATGGTGAAGGAGATGAAGAAGATTAGAGAGATGGTTTTGGAGTTTTAAATTGGTATGAATTCATTTGGTTTTAAGTGGGTCGGTTTGGATTAAAATAGGAAATCGagttattttaattgaaattgtgtaattttagttgatttggAGTTTTCCATTCAATTGAGGGGTACGGGTGacaagtaggggtgtacataggtcggtttggtttgatttttcattaaaaaaaactaaaccaattatgtcggtttattaaatctaaaaactaaATCAAACCATATAAAGTCAATTTTTTCGGTTTTGGCTTTAGTCGGTTCTTTcggtttttcagttttttcgattttttacaattatacgatatttgaaaaagagatcaaatatgtTTTCACTTACCTATGTGATAAGCTAAACTtgaaaaatgttaaatgaatagaaattttagaaaagacggtaaaattcatttgagtacaaaatatttttttttaaatatcaacgttcattatgctaaattaattataaaaatattatttataatttactttgttaatatatttttagttagtttataattttcaatatatatatatatatatatatattatgtcgaTTTGGTTTAGGTTCGGTttgcctttttttcttttaataccaaaccaaatcaagagTGGTCGATTTTTTTTCAACCGCCAaaccaaccaaaccaaaccacaaatcagtttttttttccgatttgatttgattcgtCGGTTCGGTTTGACTTTACAGTTtggcttgtacacccctagtgACAAGTATAGTAAACGGCGAGGGTAAGAACAACTTCATTTTAactttaaggggtcgtttggtagagtgtattaggaaaaataacgcATGCATTAGCActgtgtattactagtaccttgtttggtactcttttccaacttatgtataactaatgcttgcattagttatacactctattgtgtattaaagtGTGTATTGCAAATACCAtagatttctaggtattagcaatgcagtggttttaatgcatgcattagattaactaatgacaaaactaccctctaataataataataataataataataattaattattataattattatgattattattattataattataataattattattataataattattattattataattattattattataattattataataattattattatcataattattattattattataattattattattattattatNNNNNNNNNNNNNNNNNNNNNNNNNNNNNNNNNNNNNNNNNNNNNNNNNNNNNNNNNNNNNNNNNNNNNNNNNNNNNNNNNNNNNNNNNNNNNNNNNNNNNNNNNNNNNNNNNNNNNNNNNNNNNNNNNNNNNNNNNNNNNNNNNNNNNNNNNtttttttattttttattttttatttttgtaaaagaatgtgggggtatttttgtaaacaaatatttttttaatagtctttatacaaagcttgctatttccaatacatcaaaccaaacaatgtatagGAAATAATGCaagtataactaatgcaagcattactaatgcaagcattactaatgcttgcattactaatgcatgcattactaatgcatgcattactaatacatcatagaagcattattcttatacactctaccaaacgacccctaagggTAAAGTCAACTAATAAAtgaaagttgaggggtatttttcacccttttccctaaagaatattattcttcttattttatcctCGAgagttattaattttaaaagtatgaATTTGACCAACATAGAAAAACTAAAGGGTCGTTTGATACAAAGATTCATAATACATTGTTTAGTAATGGAGAGATTagtttttatcaagtgtttgattcatttttttcaaactaaTATTGTGCTTGgtttaaaactctacaaaaacttccttcctattatacccttgagtTATTATGGAGTTTTCTATTGCATTTAACTAgtcaagttaaatactaaaatataaaaaaaattattattaattttgaggtGTAATATGCCACTACGGAGATCCTTGATAGCACagtgtatttctaattttttgttggtCAAACATATCTTAAACTCAACATAGATTTAAGGCTACTTAAATTATTCACATACACGAAGTGTATTAAAAAAGGTTCAAGTGGTCAATCGGCAaactacatttaaaaaaataaaaaactgtaAAAACCAATCAACCCAATATAGCAAATCAAACatggagaaaaaatatattagtttGTGAAATCATCAAATTACACTGAATGGATTTGgaaaattaaaaagaacatTTACAACTAttccaatataaataaaaaaagacattagattataaaagaaatttaagaaaaaagattggGGATAGTTTAGTCATTTAAGGGTCTTATCCAAAGATTGTTAAACATTGACTAGTTATtcaacaaaaacattttttatggATAAAATAGGGGAAACTAAGCAAATACcccattaaagaaaaataattacaaacatatacccCTTTACATTCATACCCCACTAAGTAAGTATACTATATAtcgcccccccccccctccaacTGATTTCGCTTAACTGTTACTAAATAAGTATCATATACTGTTTTGGGATCAATAAGACTTATAGTTTcgcttaattgatactaaatcaatatatttatgtaagattaaataatttaatacacATCAAGATCTTGAACAcgataatcttacatagagatCGTTAGGGGAACGTACCTGATACGGAAGACATTATCGCACAGAGAAGCAGAAGCGTTAATCGTAAATTGGTTTCTATCTCTTTGTCATAAACCTTACGTTACCACAACCGTCAACGATAAAATTAttgtagagaatatgtggtgaccctaatgggtggagggaggaccaatttatagaggttatgacttaatctGGTACGTCTATCAAGTAACCAATATACGGACGAGATCTAATcttcattaaatattatttatggtattacttggGTCACAAGTAAACTTGAGCCATAAGTAAGAAATTATTCTTACATTCTCCCACTTGGCCCAATAAccatataacattaatatttcataaacatTAGTTGCACATCAATAAATCTCTTCTATAATGTCCATCATACATACCACGATATAACAAACTACTCATGCAAGTTATGACGATTGTACATAAATTTTAGGATTAAGTCATCGACAGCCCCTcaaagttgtccgcatatttcATTTAGGCACCTTAACTAAGACTattacctattgaacacttttatcTATACAAAACTTGTTCCTATTAGACATTTTTCGACAATCAACTAAAAAATGTAAGGTGTGTGAGATACACTCTCGATGACATGGCAAAATGATTGATGAAAAAATGACATGTGGAAAGTGGGTCCCAAAAATTatagaagaataatttttaaattaaaaaataaaatttatttcaaatacaTTTTCTACCCAACCCCCTACCCCgcccctttcttcttcatcttcttccctgCACCATTTCTTTTCCCAAATCACAAAACTCAACATCTTAGCAACTTAATTACATatttagttttttcaaaaataaataaatttcatacCTAATACGTGAGAGAAAGATATAGAGAGAGACTCGTACTGGAGTGATGAAGAAGCGGAGATTGTTAACAGATAATCATTTCAAAATCGACTgtaaaaaagaaatcaagaagACCCAATTTAATTCTatcaaatttttgaatattattttttatatgttaaatgggtttacattttaatttgagTGGTGATGTTTGTTTAGAGATGCTCGGAAATGGAGTTGACGTCGGCTAAAGTTTTTGGTTGAATGTCCAAAAatctttcatcttctttctttttgcaGATTCAATCagttgattttaaaattataaaaaaaaattgccacgAGATGCAGGTGAAGAAGACGACGACTAAGAGAGCAGTGGGAggctttttttcttaaataaaaaaattatttttattgaaaattaaaataaaatatgatttcacATTGCATCACGTGCGAATGGAAAGTGTAGTACACTTTTTCTGCCATGTCagcattttgtgtttaataggcacatattttaaacaatttaagtgttcaataggtattAGCCCTAAttaaggtgtctaaatgaaatatgcAGACAATTGTAAGGGGCTAGAGATGacttagagcctgtttggatgggcttttaagctggtcaaactggcttaaaagtcaatttttgacttattaaaGTGTTTGGCAATtaaaagaaatatgtgaatgataggaaatattattacttatggataaatataaattaattttgttttaattttttttaaagtataaaaaccttaaattaatcaacttttcaTCATGTTAACAActtaaagggtatttcagacattttgataaaaaaaagtgtttaccagcacttatttgccaatcacatcaacaacttttttttcaactgcaacacttttatccaaacacataactacttattttaaaaataagttccagcactttgaaaagttactttttttaagtcaatccaaacggacTCTTAAGCCTAAATTTTAAGCTACATACTTCCTTCCATATACTGCTACATTAGAAACTTATCATACTAGGTTCATAAGttataaaacatataacattACGGTCCACAATAATGTCTCATAGAGACTTATATTGTAATATCTCAAAACAAAATGTATACACCATtatgagaaacaagaaattcaTTAATGTATATTAGAAACACATAATTGAGTCCAGAGTgtaaaaacatcataaaatgtATCAATCATAAAtacaaccaagactcattctttGAACATGTTCTCTAAATGTCTTTGGTTGTAAGCCCTTTGTTAACGAATCTCCAATCATTAAACCAGttctaatattttcaagtaacactctttgtttctgaacttcttccttGACGGTAAAGTACTTTATTTTCATATGTTTGACATATTTGGAGTACTTATTGTTCTTGGAGAAGAATATTGTTGCAGtattatcacaataaattttcagcGGCTTGGTAATGGTATCGACAATTCCAAGTCCTGAAATGAAGTTCCGTAGTCATAATGCATGAACAGTGGCTTCATAACTTGCCACAAACTTTCTTTGCAGTTTTCCAGTGATCAATTCTAGGGTTACTTTGATATCTTCCTAGCATTCCAACTGCAAAACTAATATCCAGTCTTGTGCAAGTTtgaacatacatcaaacttccaacAAATAGAAGATAAGGAAttgtttccatttcttttcattctacatcattctttgggcattgcatgagattaaatTTGTCCCCTTTTTGAATAGGAACTATACTTGCTGAACAATTGTTCATGTTAAATCTCTCTAGAACTCTTTAAATATAGCCTTTTTGAGACGGTCCCAATAATTCTTGTGATTTATCACTGAATATTTCTATCCCTATCACATAGGATGCTTCACCtatatctttcatttcaaagttCATAGAGAGAAAGTCTTTCGTCTCACGCAATATGCCTAAATCATTAGCAGCAAgtaaaatgtcatcaacataccaGACTAAAAATGTAAACTTACTCTCACTGATCTTTTGGTATATACACCGATCAACGATAATCTCCTTAAATCCGAAAGatgttatggtatcattaaactttatataTCATTGTTGTGAGAATTGTTTGAGTCCATATATTGACTTCTTTAACTTACACAccatttgatcttttcctttaatttcGAAACCCTCTAGTTGGTCCATATAAACATCCTCTTCTAGGTTTCCATTAAGAAATACAGTTTTCACATCTATTTGATGTAACTCTAAACCATAATGAGCTACCAAAGCCAAAATAACTTTTAACGAGTCTTTCTTTGAACGGGTGAAAAGGTTTCTTTATAACCTTTTTAGTGTATCTCTTGGCAACAAGTATGGCTTTATACTGTTCAATATTATCATTAGACTCATGTTTCTAAAACTTTCTGGTAATTGAACGACATC
This genomic stretch from Solanum stenotomum isolate F172 chromosome 10, ASM1918654v1, whole genome shotgun sequence harbors:
- the LOC125878287 gene encoding uncharacterized protein LOC125878287, which encodes MPTKDISFCLLPSELIQYIILQLSLPEIIQLKSVNKSIFSIISDGDFIRNYNHQSSSATWLFLYKKRWRREALLYGFADSSNRWFNILICDMLKQVVPPGEDVYFLTANANIFLFALNNTQQLMSVDIMTRIVKNIPPSPLGPRGTSSWRRSGMKLLSCPNSNCNHFRFLFAEYHQNRPTLFEYNSRVETWEYSWGTSDHEVVSQDYYLDDEFIFLSASNGRSGSVIIGVVRSYECNTTITTTPLVIRPTFNEQHAEDHRLAVGFSWGDSIDLLHVYGDGNMMTIRSDKVNNNSNKRKIKRIKLWGLSRNNGRYWEFVSTAPNELIHKISKPYGAMMGCMQKTQGITRAILMTNLEGTWETIWLSYNNNNNHWACLQLPDCNMTGSNLAGVTFSSGLTLS